From Garra rufa chromosome 19, GarRuf1.0, whole genome shotgun sequence, the proteins below share one genomic window:
- the LOC141292116 gene encoding vitelline membrane outer layer protein 1 homolog, whose protein sequence is MFSLLVVIGLSVQSAGRLSERSIRRHFLSELTVPNGMTWGSWGYKDTCPTGTYAAGFGLRVEKPSHVLDDDTALNGIRLHCVNLSKGLSHPHEGYVTVQSGVGHWGEWTKIKWCPFGFLTTFQLRVESSQGIKDDTAANNISSISWKWKNMTWKRQSHVSSLLSYHELKLVFSVDFCSQFSVSTGRRSERSISRHYRSLLNVPNGMYWGSWSHIDMCPRGTYAAGFSLKVDKPSMGIRDSKGLTGIHLHCINPLRASLNLYEDYSSVLSEAGRFKCSRGSELEGRGTSWGEWGGWSQTCEGGGISGIMTRIEEPQGNGDDTALNDVIMFCCD, encoded by the exons ATGTTCTCACTGCTAGTCGTTATTGGGCTGAGCGTTCAGAGCGCAGGAAGACTATCTGAGCGGAGCATCCGCAGACATTTCTTATCAGAGCTGACTGTGCCGAATGGGATGACCTGGGGGTCATGGGGGTATAAGGACACGTGCCCAACTGGAACGTACGCCGCAGGGTTTGGTCTCAGG GTGGAAAAACCTTCCCACGTTTTAGATGATGATACAGCACTCAATGGGATTCGTCTTCACTGTGTCAATCTGTCCAAAGGCTTATCACACCCACATGAGGGCTACGTCACAGTTCAGTCAGGCGTTGGACA CTGGGGTGAGTGGACAAAAATCAAATGGTGTCCTTTTGGATTCTTGACCACTTTCCAGCTGAGAGTCGAATCTTCCCAAGGAATTAAAGACGACACTGCTGCAAACAACATCAG TTCCATCAGCTGGAAATGGAAGAACATGACCTGGAAAAGGCAGAGTCATGTATCCTCACTCCTCTCGTATCATGAACTCAAGCTGGTGTTCAGTGTTGATTTCTGCTCACAGTTTTCTGTG TCCACAGGAAGACGTTCTGAGCGAAGCATCAGCAGACATTACAGATCGTTGCTGAATGTCCCGAATGGGATGTACTGGGGGTCGTGGAGTCATATCGACATGTGTCCAAGGGGAACGTATGCTGCAGGGTTCAGTCTAAAG GTTGATAAGCCATCTATGGGTATTAGGGATAGCAAAGGACTCACTGGGATTCATCTTCACTGTATCAACCCATTGAGAGCCTCACTGAACTTATATGAGGACTATTCTTCAGTTCTTTCAGAAGCAGGAAG ATTCAAATGCAGCCGAGGGTCTGAACTAGAGGGTAGAGGGACAAGCTGGGGCGAGTGGGGCGGCTGGAGTCAAACGTGTGAAGGAGGAGGAATTAGTGGTATTATGACACGGATAGAAGAGCCACAGGGAAATGGAGACGATACCGCTCTCAATGACGTGATTATGTTCTGCTGCGATTAA
- the LOC141292938 gene encoding vitelline membrane outer layer protein 1-like, with the protein MHYFISLMFSLLVIIGLQVSVQAGEKRPERSTNRHYRSELTVPNGIGWGTWGDRDMCPLGMYAAGFSLKVDTVDGLPGDLTAVNGIRLHCINVLDRSLNLYHNYASVRSEVGSWGRWTEIKWCHSGFLTAFQLRVEKYQGAGDDTAATNIKFKCSQGFLEGDGRGWGDWGDWSQTCEGKGICGIKTNIEKPQEALDDSALDDVRMYCCD; encoded by the exons ATGCATTACTTCATTTCCTTGATGTTTTCACTGCTAGTCATTATTGGGCTGCAGGTGAGTGTTCAGGCTGGAGAAAAACGTCCTGAGCGAAGCACCAACAGACATTACAGATCAGAGCTGACGGTGCCGAATGGAATTGGATGGGGGACGTGGGGTGACAGGGATATGTGTCCACTTGGAATGTATGCCGCAGGGTTCAGTCTAAAG gtGGACACGGTGGATGGTCTCCCTGGTGATCTCACTGCAGTCAACGGGATTCGCCTTCACTGCATTAATGTGCTTGATAGATCATTGAACTTATATCATAACTACGCCTCAGTTCGGTCAGAGGTTGGAAG CTGGGGTCGGTGGACAGAAATCAAATGGTGTCATTCTGGATTCTTGACAGCGTTTCAGCTGAGAGTTGAAAAATATCAAGGAGCTGGTGACGACACGGCCGCAACCAACATTAA GTTTAAATGTAGTCAAGGGTTTTTAGAGGGTGATGGCAGAGGCTGGGGTGATTGGGGTGACTGGAGTCAAACGTGTGAAGGAAAAGGGATTTGTGGTATCAAGACAAACATAGAAAAGCCGCAAGAAGCATTAGACGACAGCGCTCTCGATGATGTGCGCATGTACTGCTGCGATTAA
- the LOC141292936 gene encoding vitelline membrane outer layer protein 1-like, with translation MYKFLPLTLILLLAVFDQYVIAGGRFERTISRPFRSVLMVHNGMRWGAWGQKEMCPTGMYATGFSLKVAGRWESLLVGDNTALNGIRLHCINPSKGSSGPYEDYATIQSDVGSWGKWSDIKWCSSGFLTSFQLRVEPYQGTWDDTAANDIRFNCSGNAEMVKGSGMSWGEWGDWSETCGGKGICGIETMVEQPQGVGDDTALNDVRMYCCD, from the exons ATGTACAAGTTTCTTCCTCTGACGTTGATTTTACTACTGGCTGTTTTCGATCAGTATGTAATCGCAGGAGGACGCTTCGAGCGAACCATCAGCAGACCTTTCAGATCTGTGCTGATGGTCCATAACGGAATGAGATGGGGAGCATGGGGTCAGAAAGAAATGTGTCCGACTGGAATGTACGCCACAGGCTTTAGTCTTAAG GTGGCAGGTAGATGGGAATCTCTGCTGGTTGGTGATAACACAGCGCTCAATGGGATTCGTCTTCACTGCATCAACCCGTCTAAAGGCTCATCGGGCCCGTATGAAGACTACGCCACAATTCAGTCCGACGTAGGAAG CTGGGGTAAATGGTCAGATATCAAATGGTGCTCGAGCGGATTTCTAACATCTTTTCAGCTGAGAGTGGAACCATACCAAGGGACCTGGGACGACACAGCCGCAAACGACATCAG GTTTAACTGCAGTGGAAATGCAGAAATGGTAAAGGGATCCGGGATGTCATGGGGCGAATGGGGCGACTGGAGCGAGACGTGTGGAGGAAAGGGAATATGTGGCATTGAGACGATGGTGGAGCAGCCGCAGGGAGTCGGAGACGACACGGCTCTCAATGATGTACGCATGTACTGCTGTGACTAA
- the wdr91 gene encoding WD repeat-containing protein 91, producing the protein MASAVERTDDLVREYLIYRGFTSTIKHLDSEIKADKEKGFRVDKIIDQLQQLIQSYDLVGLKEYWAYLDRRLFSRLEDVYRPTVNKLRTSLYRFYVIHSIQTKNAEKTQEFFQKQALELQAQVEWRDWFALPFIPAPEQNPTFSPYFSRQWADTFLVSLHNFLSVLFQCMPQPVLLSFDSEVQRIATVQEDNEQLRQQLFALQGESRKKNEDMVHHKLPPYVQHMDRLGDTELDLVSSQRNVNMTTPSRNFFSFLPQTRRAPGKTAPGPQSSPTQASLGRKDPIATAQSAKAKDLMATKDLKMPAVSTATVDLATGHPRQRRHKDHEKERKELLSKHPPQSSDKKNDSDSDAQTEALPDQTDSTNQMRVCEVGGAAVEQPFIKLSQEEYGEHHSSIMHCRVDCSGRKVASLDVDGVVKVWAFNPIMQTKATIMSKSPLLSLEWATKPDRLLLLGSGVGTVKLYDTDAKKNLYEMSIDDIHPRILSLACSPSGTSFVCSAAAQAANSGAVTEGDARVSTPVSGQLLLWDTKTVKQQLQFALEPGPVAINCTAFNHNGNLLVTGAADGMIRLFDMQRYESALSWKAHDGEVYSVEFSYDENTVFSIGEDGKFVQWNIHRCGVKQSEYSLSQDAVGPFVLSGYSGYKQVQVPRGRLFAFDSEGQHVLTCSSSGGVIYRLNKADAGLESVLSLGGHKAPVVTVDWCSAMDCGTCLTASMDGKIKLSTLLAQKP; encoded by the exons GTTGATAAGATCATCGATCAGCTTCAGCAGCTGATTCAGAGTTATGATCTGGTGGGTCTGAAGGAGTATTGGGCGTATCTGGACCGCAGGCTCTTCTCCAGACTGGAAGATGTCTACAGACCCACCGTCAACAAACTGAGGACCAGTCTGTACCGCTTCTACGTCATTCACAGCATTCAG ACTAAGAATGCGGAAAAGACGCAGGAGTTTTTCCAGAAGCAGGCGCTGGAGCTTCAGGCTCAGGTGGAGTGGCGTGATTGGTTCGCTCTGCCCTTCATCCCAGCGCCAGAACAGAATCCCACCTTCTCACCGTATTTCTCCCGGCAATGGGCCGACACCTTCCTGGTGTCTCTGCACAACTTCCTGAGCGTGCTCTTCCAGTGCATG CCCCAGCCTGTGCTCTTGAGCTTCGACAGTGAAGTACAGAGAATAGCGACTGTTCAGGAGGACAACGAACAGCTCAGACAGCAG TTATTTGCTCTTCAAGGAGAATCAAGAAAGAAAAACGAGGACATGGTCCATCACAAACTGCCGCCGTACGTCCAGCACATGGACCGACTGGGCGACACTGAGCT AGATCTCGTGTCCAGCCAGAGGAACGTCAACATGACCACGCCATCCCGAAACTTCTTCTCCTTCCTCCCTCAGACCCGACGGGCCCCTGGGAAAACGGCCCCAGGGCCACAATCCTCGCCCACACAGGCCTCACTGGGCCGGAAGGACCCCATCGCCACAGCACAG TCAGCGAAAGCAAAAGACCTGATGGCCACAAAAGACTTAAAGATGCCTGCTGTTTCCACGGCGACGGTGGATTTGGCCACAGGTCATCCCCGACAGAGGCGACACAAGGACCACGAGAAAGAGAGAAAAGAGCTGCTCTCCAAACACCCACCGCAG AGTTCGGACAAGAAAAACGATTCAGATTCAGATGCTCAAACTGAGGCTCTTCCAGATCAAACAGACTCCACCAATCAGATGCGAGTCTGTGAAGTGGGCGGAGCTGCAGTGGAGCAGCCCTTTATTAAACTGAGTCAGGAGGAGTACGGAGAGCATCACTCATCCATCATGCACTGCAG gGTGGACTGCTCAGGCAGGAAAGTGGCCAGTTTGGATGTGGACGGGGTGGTGAAGGTTTGGGCCTTCAATCCCATCATGCAAACCAAAGCCACTATCATGTCTAAGTCCCCACTGCTCTCTCTGGAATGGGCGACCAAACCCGACAGACTG CTGTTGCTTGGCAGTGGCGTTGGCACAGTAAAACTTTATGACACAGATGCCAAGAAGAACCTATACGAGATGTCAATAGATGACATCCATCCACG GATCCTGTCGCTGGCCTGCAGTCCGAGCGGAACATCATTCGTTTGCTCCGCCGCGGCTCAAGCTGCTAATTCCGGTGCCGTGACGGAGGGCGACGCACGCGTTTCGACTCCTGTATCTGGACAGCTGCTTCTGTGGGACACCAAAACCGTCAAACAGCAG CTGCAGTTTGCGCTGGAGCCGGGCCCCGTCGCCATTAACTGCACGGCGTTTAACCACAACGGAAACCTACTGGTGACTGGAGCCGCAGACGGGATGATACGACTGTTTG ACATGCAGCGCTATGAGAGCGCGTTGAGCTGGAAGGCTCATGATGGTGAGGTGTACAGCGTGGAGTTCAGCTACGATGAGAACACCGTCTTCAGCATCGGAGAAGACGGGAAG TTTGTTCAGTGGAATATCCACCGCTGTGGCGTGAAACAGTCGGAGTACTCGCTGTCCCAGGATGCCGTGGGGCCGTTTGTGCTGTCGGGTTACAGCGGCTATAAACAGGTTCAGGTTCCACGCGGTCGACTCTTCGCTTTTGACTCTGAGGGCCAACATGTTCTCACCTGCTCCAGCAGCGGAGGAGTTATCTACCGG TTGAATAAGGCGGACGCCGGTCTGGAAAGCGTCTTGTCTCTCGGCGGTCATAAAGCACCCGTCGTGACGGTTGATTGGTGCTCAGCGATGGACTGCGGCACCTGCCTCACCGCGTCTATGGACGGCAAGATCAAACTCAGCACACTACTCGCTCAGAAACCCTGA